In a single window of the Paenibacillus sp. MMS20-IR301 genome:
- a CDS encoding DUF5050 domain-containing protein, with protein sequence MKKWVVIAPLLLSLTGTGTGFAAPAAQPGITVTVNNKVVDFDVQPVNDQGTVFVKLRFVAAQLGGLISSGKNNAYIISKGTITLSITAGSTAAYKNQQPFTLAAAPRLVNGRLLVPLRVLAEVFEASVTYANGQVAITTEPKPSQPAGPGVSGNTVANLNNGGWYAADEDWIYFSNIQDSGKLYKQRKDGTEFQLLSDGLYAGSLNLMNGKLYYIAENNKFFCMDTDGSNKTLIKDFVLGKNLLSVTEDWIYFTEGSGPTKPLYRMKLDGSSKTLLEQYGVSSLAVYGGRIYYTIDASKLFAMNLDGSHKQKLLEGGYMSDILIQDTTIYFNYKEQLYTMNTDGTRLAKISGDNARDLNLSGNWLYYSNHSEYSKKLFRINLTDYSSEKLADDKTTSIQITGNKLHYLNPNTRSFAELTIE encoded by the coding sequence ATGAAGAAATGGGTTGTTATTGCCCCGCTGCTGCTAAGCTTAACTGGCACAGGGACAGGCTTCGCTGCTCCGGCGGCTCAGCCGGGTATTACGGTGACAGTCAACAATAAAGTTGTGGATTTTGATGTTCAGCCTGTAAATGATCAGGGGACTGTATTTGTTAAGCTCCGGTTCGTGGCAGCGCAGCTGGGGGGACTAATCAGCAGCGGGAAGAACAATGCCTATATCATCTCCAAAGGGACGATTACGCTGAGTATTACCGCCGGTTCTACTGCCGCCTACAAGAACCAGCAGCCGTTCACCCTGGCTGCAGCTCCGAGACTGGTGAACGGGCGGCTGCTGGTCCCGCTCCGGGTACTCGCCGAGGTGTTTGAGGCCAGTGTAACATACGCGAACGGCCAGGTAGCCATTACAACGGAACCTAAGCCTTCGCAGCCGGCAGGTCCGGGTGTTTCGGGAAATACCGTAGCCAATCTGAACAACGGCGGCTGGTATGCTGCAGATGAGGACTGGATCTACTTCAGCAATATTCAGGACTCCGGCAAACTCTATAAGCAGCGGAAGGACGGGACGGAATTTCAGCTGCTGAGTGACGGCCTATATGCGGGTTCGCTTAATCTCATGAACGGCAAGCTGTATTATATTGCCGAGAACAACAAGTTCTTCTGTATGGATACGGACGGCTCAAACAAGACGCTGATTAAAGACTTTGTTCTGGGGAAAAATCTGCTGTCGGTTACGGAGGACTGGATCTATTTCACTGAGGGCTCCGGCCCGACCAAGCCGCTGTACCGGATGAAGCTGGACGGCAGCTCCAAGACACTCCTGGAGCAGTACGGGGTATCCAGCCTTGCCGTGTACGGCGGGCGAATCTACTATACCATTGATGCCTCAAAGCTGTTCGCGATGAATCTGGATGGAAGCCATAAGCAGAAGCTGCTTGAAGGCGGGTATATGTCAGACATTCTTATTCAAGATACTACTATATACTTCAATTACAAAGAGCAGCTGTACACGATGAATACAGACGGAACACGGCTGGCCAAAATTTCCGGTGATAATGCCAGAGATCTGAATCTTAGCGGGAATTGGCTATACTACAGCAATCATTCGGAGTACAGCAAGAAGCTGTTCCGGATTAATCTAACTGACTACTCATCCGAGAAGCTGGCCGATGATAAAACAACAAGTATTCAAATTACGGGTAACAAGCTGCATTATCTGAATCCCAATACAAGGAGCTTTGCTGAGCTTACGATAGAATAA
- a CDS encoding AraC family transcriptional regulator translates to MEIFNYKKSAEILSLSATMADFTYKKHCHEEYALGVTLRGIQQYHLGGSLHSSHRNGVMLFNPQQYHDGSSYDRAGIDYVMLYIKPEMFTEVLGGHELRFTTPIVYDSRLARCILSLNRAVQNGADDALCTELLLQLAAEAARTDIAADPRTDNTFIRRAKEMMYCSLDQVLKLDDLAQEFSLSKYQFIREFKAHTGISPYQFFLNCKVEHARQSIEKTRDIYAAVADCGFTDLTHLNRHFKSMFGVTPYEYIAQLR, encoded by the coding sequence ATGGAAATTTTCAATTATAAAAAATCAGCGGAAATCCTGTCCCTGTCGGCAACGATGGCGGATTTCACTTATAAAAAGCACTGCCATGAGGAATACGCCCTCGGCGTAACCCTGCGCGGCATTCAGCAATATCATCTGGGCGGAAGCCTGCATTCTTCCCACCGGAACGGCGTGATGCTGTTCAACCCGCAGCAATATCATGACGGCAGCTCCTATGACCGGGCAGGCATAGATTATGTCATGCTCTATATCAAGCCGGAGATGTTCACGGAGGTTCTGGGCGGGCATGAATTGCGTTTCACGACCCCTATCGTCTACGATTCCAGGCTGGCCAGGTGCATCCTCTCGCTTAACCGGGCAGTCCAGAACGGTGCAGACGATGCGCTCTGCACCGAGCTGCTGCTCCAGCTGGCTGCAGAGGCTGCCCGGACTGATATCGCCGCAGACCCGCGGACCGATAATACTTTTATCCGCCGGGCCAAAGAAATGATGTACTGCAGCCTGGACCAGGTACTGAAGCTTGACGATCTCGCGCAGGAGTTCAGCCTGTCCAAATATCAGTTCATCCGGGAATTCAAAGCCCATACCGGCATCTCACCCTACCAGTTCTTCCTCAACTGCAAGGTAGAGCATGCGAGACAGTCGATTGAGAAGACCAGAGATATCTATGCAGCTGTTGCAGACTGCGGCTTCACCGACCTGACCCACCTGAACCGCCATTTCAAAAGCATGTTTGGCGTGACCCCCTATGAATATATCGCACAGCTCCGGTAA
- a CDS encoding LysE family translocator produces the protein MKLHVLEVIMNIAAFIMYCVVVTFTPGPTNIVILSAVQQHGARKTMNYVWGATLAFGLLLAASALLGRLLAGFIPQVLGLMQITGSLYMLYLAYQIYKSGRKDTDSPQTAGFLPGMLMQFVNPKVLLFALTVIPAYVMPYYPSPAAAFLFAMLITVIGFLAFTAWMIFGSVFASFLQRHRRVLNGLMALFLVYSAILASGIL, from the coding sequence ATGAAACTACATGTGCTGGAGGTTATCATGAATATCGCCGCTTTTATTATGTATTGCGTAGTTGTTACCTTTACTCCCGGACCGACCAATATTGTCATTCTCTCCGCTGTACAGCAGCACGGGGCCAGAAAAACAATGAATTACGTCTGGGGAGCTACACTCGCGTTCGGCCTGCTGCTGGCTGCCTCTGCACTGCTGGGCAGGTTACTGGCCGGATTCATTCCACAGGTGCTTGGCCTGATGCAGATCACCGGCAGCTTATATATGCTCTACTTAGCCTATCAGATATACAAATCGGGACGCAAAGACACGGATTCACCGCAGACTGCCGGCTTCCTCCCCGGAATGCTGATGCAATTCGTCAACCCCAAGGTGCTGCTGTTCGCGCTGACTGTAATTCCAGCCTACGTAATGCCCTATTATCCTTCCCCAGCAGCAGCTTTTCTGTTTGCTATGCTGATTACGGTTATCGGCTTTCTGGCCTTTACAGCCTGGATGATATTCGGCTCTGTATTCGCAAGCTTCCTGCAGCGGCACCGGCGGGTATTGAATGGCCTAATGGCCCTCTTTCTAGTATACTCTGCTATATTGGCATCCGGAATTCTTTAG
- a CDS encoding HIT family protein has translation MEDCLICSRIKMIGEGTNKYFVKELETGYAVLGDHQYFEGYTLFLGKEHKRELHELDSGYKQKFLRDMSIVAEAVHHAFKPHKLNYELLGNGDAHMHWHIFPRSLNEPNPTHPVWWTPREVMYSDDYRPDEARLADLKNKLLTELNRLAD, from the coding sequence ATGGAAGATTGTTTAATTTGCAGCCGGATTAAGATGATTGGGGAAGGTACGAACAAGTATTTTGTAAAAGAGCTTGAAACTGGGTACGCGGTACTTGGCGACCACCAGTATTTCGAAGGCTACACCTTATTTCTCGGCAAGGAGCATAAACGTGAGCTGCATGAATTAGACAGCGGATATAAGCAAAAGTTTCTCAGGGATATGAGTATTGTCGCTGAAGCAGTACATCATGCTTTCAAGCCGCACAAGCTGAACTATGAGCTGCTGGGCAACGGGGATGCGCATATGCACTGGCATATTTTCCCCAGAAGCCTGAATGAACCGAATCCTACCCATCCGGTCTGGTGGACACCGCGGGAAGTGATGTATTCCGATGACTACAGACCGGATGAAGCACGATTGGCTGATCTGAAAAACAAATTACTTACTGAGCTGAACAGGCTGGCAGACTAA
- a CDS encoding response regulator — translation MFKIMLIEDDITLFGEIKERLSQWSYEVYGITNFGKVLQEFTEVKPDLVVIDIQLPQFDGFHWCRILRTHSNVPIIFLSSRDHPSDMVMSMQLGADDFIQKPFHFEVLIAKIQATLRRVYNYSTERTELKTWRGAAIEFVKNTVTNHAGAALLTKNEMLILKILVEHKDSIVEREEMIKSLWDNEHFVSDNTLTVNVNRLRKKLEPLGLEAFIETKVGQGYMATEGAEE, via the coding sequence TTGTTCAAAATTATGCTGATTGAAGACGATATTACCCTGTTTGGCGAAATCAAGGAGCGTCTGTCCCAGTGGTCCTATGAGGTATACGGGATCACGAATTTCGGCAAGGTGCTGCAGGAGTTTACCGAGGTGAAGCCGGATCTCGTGGTGATTGATATTCAGCTTCCGCAGTTTGACGGCTTTCACTGGTGCCGGATTCTGCGCACGCACTCCAATGTGCCGATAATCTTCCTCTCCTCCCGTGATCATCCGAGCGATATGGTAATGTCGATGCAGCTTGGCGCAGATGATTTCATCCAGAAGCCGTTCCATTTCGAGGTACTGATCGCTAAGATCCAGGCCACGCTGCGCCGGGTGTACAATTACAGCACAGAGCGGACAGAGCTGAAGACCTGGCGCGGGGCAGCTATTGAATTCGTGAAGAACACGGTAACAAACCATGCGGGAGCTGCTCTGTTGACGAAGAACGAGATGCTGATTCTGAAAATTCTCGTTGAGCACAAGGACAGCATCGTGGAGCGTGAAGAGATGATTAAGAGCCTGTGGGACAATGAGCATTTTGTCAGCGATAATACCCTGACGGTGAACGTGAACCGGCTGCGCAAGAAGCTTGAGCCGCTGGGTCTTGAAGCATTCATCGAAACCAAAGTCGGACAGGGGTATATGGCGACCGAAGGGGCGGAAGAATGA
- a CDS encoding sensor histidine kinase, with protein sequence MIRKYITEKRSWLLLLAVLQLSTIFIAYVDSAIPLLPVLYIVMLNVLLCLLFVFLRYFKETRYYKSLEVWEQAGDFHTLSGPGSPLERIVQEALSSQAQRFKRESSMNIRLLESEKDELLAWIHEVKTPLTAMQLMIERLPDETLQRQLMYEWLRIHHLLDQQLHQKRIPFMRNDLFIETVSLEPLLHNEIRALKSWCISKGIGFDVELTAGEVLSDGKWLAFILRQLLTNAVKYSEASDILIRSGEAGGHVTLTIEDSGQGITPRDLPRIFDKGFTASRGRQDGAATGMGLYLTRQVAEPLQIGIEAESVPGQGSVFTLTFPRENDFQQITGV encoded by the coding sequence ATGATAAGGAAATACATAACCGAGAAGCGGAGCTGGCTGCTGCTGCTTGCCGTTCTGCAGCTCAGTACAATATTCATAGCCTATGTTGATTCAGCGATTCCGCTGCTGCCGGTACTATATATCGTGATGCTGAATGTCCTGCTCTGCCTGCTGTTCGTCTTCTTAAGATATTTCAAAGAGACGCGCTATTACAAAAGCCTGGAGGTCTGGGAGCAGGCCGGTGATTTCCATACGCTGTCCGGTCCTGGCAGCCCGCTGGAGCGAATTGTACAGGAGGCGCTCAGTAGCCAGGCGCAGCGCTTCAAGCGCGAATCCTCCATGAATATCCGGCTGCTGGAATCGGAGAAGGATGAGCTGCTGGCCTGGATACATGAGGTCAAAACCCCGCTCACCGCCATGCAGCTGATGATTGAACGGCTGCCGGACGAAACGCTGCAAAGGCAGCTGATGTACGAGTGGCTGCGGATTCATCATCTGCTTGACCAGCAGCTGCATCAGAAGCGGATTCCGTTCATGCGCAATGACCTGTTCATAGAGACCGTCAGTCTGGAGCCGCTGCTCCATAACGAGATCCGGGCGCTGAAATCATGGTGTATCTCCAAGGGCATCGGATTCGATGTGGAGCTTACGGCCGGAGAGGTGCTGAGTGACGGCAAATGGCTGGCGTTCATTCTCAGACAGCTGCTGACCAATGCGGTGAAATACAGCGAGGCTTCAGATATCCTTATCCGGAGCGGAGAAGCGGGCGGCCATGTCACGCTCACGATTGAAGACAGCGGGCAGGGAATCACGCCGAGAGATTTGCCGCGGATCTTTGACAAAGGCTTCACGGCATCACGCGGGCGGCAGGACGGAGCGGCTACCGGCATGGGGCTGTATCTGACCCGGCAGGTGGCAGAGCCGCTGCAGATCGGAATTGAAGCAGAATCCGTCCCCGGACAGGGGAGTGTGTTCACGCTGACTTTTCCCCGGGAGAACGACTTTCAGCAGATAACAGGCGTGTGA
- a CDS encoding ABC transporter ATP-binding protein, translated as MVIMQANKIYKTYGNKFNKQEVLKGIDLQVDKGEFVGIMGPSGSGKTTLLNVLSSIDRVSQGTIEIEGKEFTAMKEKQLAEFRKHHLGFIFQDYNLLDTLTVRENVMLPLSITGISKKEAHQKFVQVSSELGIYELQNKYPAEISGGQKQRTSAARAFVHDPSIIFADEPTGALDSKSASDLLNKLADMNEKRQATIVMVTHDAVAASYCSRVVFIRDGQIYTQLNKGDETRQAFFNDIINTQGVLGGAAQ; from the coding sequence ATGGTCATTATGCAGGCAAATAAAATTTATAAAACCTATGGCAACAAATTCAATAAGCAGGAGGTGCTGAAGGGCATCGATCTGCAGGTGGATAAAGGTGAGTTCGTTGGCATTATGGGTCCTTCCGGCTCGGGCAAAACAACGCTCCTGAACGTGCTGTCCTCGATTGACCGGGTGAGCCAGGGGACGATTGAGATTGAAGGCAAGGAATTTACGGCGATGAAGGAGAAGCAGCTGGCGGAATTCCGCAAGCACCATCTCGGATTTATTTTCCAGGATTACAATCTGCTTGATACGCTGACCGTCAGGGAGAATGTGATGCTGCCGCTCTCCATTACCGGAATATCGAAGAAAGAGGCGCATCAGAAGTTTGTACAGGTGTCCAGTGAGCTTGGCATCTATGAGCTGCAAAATAAATACCCGGCGGAAATCTCCGGCGGCCAGAAGCAGCGGACCTCGGCGGCGCGGGCGTTTGTGCATGATCCCAGTATTATTTTTGCCGATGAGCCTACAGGTGCATTAGATTCCAAGTCTGCCTCTGACCTGCTGAACAAGCTGGCGGACATGAATGAGAAGCGTCAGGCAACCATCGTAATGGTCACACATGATGCGGTTGCGGCAAGCTATTGCAGCCGGGTGGTGTTCATCCGGGACGGGCAGATCTATACGCAGCTTAATAAAGGGGATGAAACCCGGCAAGCCTTCTTCAACGACATTATTAATACACAGGGCGTGCTTGGCGGTGCAGCGCAATGA
- a CDS encoding ABC transporter permease: MSLNYIIFRNLKKNIKNYYLYVFALIFSVALYFSFVTLQFDPAMDVVGDSIKGGAAIGASSILLIAIVAIFLLYANTIFIKRRSKEIGLFQLIGLTKGKIFALLSAENLILYFGSMFIGIGAGFVMSRLILMILFKILAVDNLAKLRFSPEALVRTVLVFAAVYVLIMIMNYTFIKAQSILSLFKATSASQARIRKMPLWEILIGLLGIAFIGGGYYVSSQLFSGKYTDMTELMAAMIVILALVIIGTYLFYKGSVSFIFNLIRRSKKGYLSINEVLSLSSIMFRMKSNALLLTIITTVSALAIGLLSLSYISYYSVEKSAKESSPHDFGFVHQEAEVKFLQALDGAEIGYTLLEIPTVQVFMDVADIIDKYNYKDEAITDMATTVISDSSLDGKDLQPGEVLITNYNSTLKTILTLKDSGEIIFKPEDRTITQQLIEVSEQSVLPYYYDAGIMGVMVVDDTVFKELAQYQEPNAQKRIKGNEIYYGINLTDPSQAKQAYEIFMDQKPEFPSFSQYDFELAQRTSMGFIMFIVGFLGLTFLITSGCILYFKQMDESEEEKDGYTILRKLGFTQGDLLNGIRFKQLFNFGIPLIVGLCHSYFAVKSGWFLFGSEMLTPMIAVMVVYTVLYSIFGLLSVQYYKRVIRESL, from the coding sequence ATGAGTCTGAACTATATCATCTTCCGTAATCTGAAAAAGAACATCAAGAACTATTATCTGTATGTATTTGCGCTTATTTTCAGTGTTGCCCTCTATTTCTCCTTCGTGACGCTGCAATTCGACCCGGCCATGGATGTTGTCGGTGACTCGATTAAAGGCGGGGCGGCCATCGGGGCTTCTTCCATCCTGCTCATTGCCATCGTTGCTATCTTTCTGCTCTATGCCAATACAATCTTCATCAAGCGGCGCAGCAAGGAAATCGGGCTGTTCCAGCTGATCGGCCTGACCAAAGGCAAGATCTTCGCTCTGCTGAGCGCCGAGAATCTGATTCTGTACTTCGGCTCCATGTTTATCGGGATTGGTGCAGGCTTCGTAATGTCCAGGCTGATATTAATGATTTTGTTCAAAATACTTGCCGTGGACAATCTCGCAAAGCTGCGTTTCTCGCCGGAGGCGCTGGTGCGGACCGTTCTGGTGTTTGCAGCAGTCTATGTGCTGATTATGATTATGAATTATACATTTATTAAAGCGCAGAGTATTCTCTCGCTGTTCAAGGCAACCTCTGCATCCCAGGCCCGTATCCGTAAAATGCCGCTGTGGGAAATACTCATTGGCCTCTTGGGAATTGCTTTCATCGGCGGCGGGTATTATGTCTCCAGCCAGCTCTTCAGCGGGAAATATACAGATATGACAGAGCTGATGGCTGCGATGATTGTTATTCTGGCGCTGGTGATTATCGGAACTTATCTGTTCTACAAGGGCTCAGTCAGCTTCATCTTCAATTTGATCCGCCGCAGTAAAAAAGGCTACCTGTCGATTAATGAGGTGCTGTCGCTCTCGTCGATTATGTTCCGGATGAAGTCGAACGCGCTGCTGCTTACAATTATCACCACCGTTTCTGCGCTGGCGATCGGCCTCTTGTCACTGAGCTATATTTCTTACTATTCAGTGGAGAAGTCAGCGAAGGAAAGCTCGCCGCATGACTTCGGTTTCGTCCATCAGGAGGCTGAGGTTAAGTTTCTGCAGGCCCTGGACGGTGCGGAAATAGGGTATACCCTGCTGGAGATTCCAACCGTCCAGGTGTTTATGGACGTTGCAGATATTATCGACAAATACAATTACAAGGATGAAGCAATAACGGACATGGCCACTACTGTAATCAGTGACAGCAGTCTGGACGGAAAGGATCTGCAGCCGGGTGAGGTATTGATTACCAATTACAACTCTACACTTAAGACCATACTTACTCTTAAAGACAGCGGTGAAATCATTTTTAAACCGGAGGATCGCACCATTACCCAGCAGCTTATAGAGGTGTCTGAACAATCGGTGCTGCCTTATTACTATGACGCCGGGATTATGGGTGTGATGGTGGTTGATGATACGGTCTTCAAGGAGCTGGCTCAGTATCAGGAGCCGAATGCACAGAAGAGAATTAAAGGTAACGAAATATATTACGGTATAAACCTGACAGATCCTTCACAGGCCAAACAGGCTTATGAAATCTTCATGGACCAGAAGCCGGAGTTTCCGAGCTTTTCACAGTATGATTTTGAGCTCGCTCAACGGACCAGTATGGGATTTATCATGTTCATCGTCGGATTTCTTGGCTTAACCTTCCTGATCACCTCCGGCTGTATTCTCTACTTCAAGCAGATGGATGAAAGTGAAGAGGAGAAGGATGGTTATACCATTCTGCGCAAGCTGGGCTTCACCCAGGGGGATCTTCTGAACGGCATCCGGTTCAAGCAGCTGTTTAACTTCGGCATTCCGCTGATTGTCGGCTTGTGCCACAGCTACTTTGCGGTGAAATCCGGCTGGTTCCTGTTTGGCAGCGAGATGCTCACCCCGATGATTGCAGTCATGGTGGTCTATACTGTGCTGTATTCCATCTTCGGCCTGCTCTCTGTACAGTATTACAAGCGGGTGATCCGGGAATCACTGTAA
- a CDS encoding MOSC domain-containing protein: MSITVGEIRAINRYPVKSFAGEQLEVCQIEPSGVEGDRYCSFHDLSKEDWSRYVTARKVPKMMSYKAEYKDGDIRVTAADGRVFGWDTELLEEIQSLTATPITMSAYKAPHPEAKHPELLSVDGASILLVTDKSLKKLEAVWGKPVDQRRFRGNFLVEISEADLGEGEWLGRRLSIGGAELQVDSYCDRCVMITTNPDTLERDSSLLKQVHKEFNMNFGVYASVIQTGEVRLGDQVVLLDNGLKRQ; encoded by the coding sequence GTGTCAATTACAGTAGGCGAAATCCGGGCCATTAACCGGTATCCGGTGAAATCCTTTGCCGGGGAGCAGCTTGAGGTATGTCAGATCGAGCCTTCGGGCGTAGAGGGAGACCGGTATTGTTCTTTCCATGACCTGAGCAAAGAAGACTGGTCGCGGTATGTCACCGCCCGGAAGGTTCCTAAGATGATGTCCTATAAGGCGGAGTATAAGGACGGGGATATCCGCGTTACTGCCGCGGACGGAAGAGTATTCGGCTGGGATACAGAGCTGCTGGAGGAGATTCAGAGTCTGACCGCTACACCCATTACTATGTCTGCATATAAAGCGCCGCATCCGGAGGCGAAGCATCCTGAGCTGCTGTCCGTGGACGGGGCAAGCATTCTGCTCGTGACTGATAAGAGCCTTAAGAAGCTGGAAGCAGTATGGGGCAAGCCTGTCGACCAGCGCCGCTTCCGGGGGAACTTCCTGGTGGAGATCAGCGAGGCGGACCTTGGTGAAGGGGAATGGCTCGGCCGGCGGCTCTCGATCGGCGGCGCCGAGCTGCAGGTGGACAGCTATTGCGACCGCTGCGTGATGATCACGACGAACCCGGATACGCTGGAGCGGGACAGCTCACTGCTGAAGCAGGTGCATAAGGAGTTCAATATGAACTTTGGAGTCTATGCTTCGGTTATTCAGACCGGTGAGGTCCGGCTGGGGGATCAGGTAGTATTGCTGGATAACGGATTGAAACGGCAATGA
- a CDS encoding helix-turn-helix domain-containing protein: protein MLELSMEHPDELVKVTHALSTELRLRMLELLNSRRMNVAELAEALEIPVSTSASNVKVLEQAGLIETELLPASRGAMKVCSRIYDDIKIIINVPERRAGADQGEHCYEIAMPIGSFTACEAAPTCGMVSETGPIIVEDSPAGFFHPERIHAQLLWLRKGYLEYRYPLEIPQGAAVRLIQFSMEICSEAPNYQNDWPSDITLWINNVEIGTWTSPGDFGGRRGRLNPSWWIDTGTQFGMLKTWSVDHTRSTIDHKEISAVNLSDLQLSGQNHVDLRLGVKENAVYKGGINLFGRKFGDYEQDLVMKIYYTV, encoded by the coding sequence ATGCTGGAATTATCCATGGAACATCCTGATGAGCTGGTGAAGGTGACGCATGCGCTGTCTACGGAGCTCCGGCTGAGAATGCTGGAGCTGCTCAACAGCCGGCGGATGAATGTCGCGGAGCTGGCGGAGGCGCTGGAGATACCGGTATCGACCTCCGCTTCGAATGTGAAGGTGCTGGAGCAGGCAGGGTTGATTGAGACGGAGCTGCTGCCCGCTTCACGCGGTGCGATGAAGGTCTGCAGCCGAATCTATGATGATATCAAGATCATCATCAACGTTCCTGAGCGGCGTGCCGGCGCGGACCAGGGGGAGCATTGCTATGAGATTGCCATGCCGATCGGCAGCTTCACCGCCTGTGAAGCCGCTCCGACCTGCGGGATGGTCAGCGAAACCGGGCCGATCATTGTCGAGGATTCTCCGGCGGGCTTCTTCCACCCTGAGCGGATTCATGCCCAGCTGCTCTGGCTGCGCAAGGGCTACCTGGAATACCGTTATCCGCTGGAGATTCCGCAGGGTGCAGCCGTACGGCTAATCCAGTTCTCAATGGAGATCTGCTCTGAGGCGCCGAATTACCAGAACGACTGGCCTTCGGATATTACCCTGTGGATTAACAATGTGGAGATCGGCACCTGGACCTCGCCCGGCGATTTCGGCGGCAGACGCGGGAGGCTGAATCCGTCCTGGTGGATCGACACGGGTACGCAGTTCGGGATGCTTAAGACCTGGAGTGTTGACCATACCCGCAGCACCATCGACCACAAGGAGATTTCTGCCGTCAATCTGAGCGACCTGCAGCTTAGCGGACAGAACCATGTGGATCTGCGCCTGGGTGTCAAGGAGAATGCGGTATACAAGGGCGGCATCAATCTGTTTGGACGGAAGTTCGGTGATTATGAGCAGGATCTGGTCATGAAAATTTATTATACTGTATAG